In one window of Vanrija pseudolonga chromosome 5, complete sequence DNA:
- the NCR1 gene encoding NPC intracellular cholesterol transporter 1-related protein 1: MLLSPDSPRRAPGVCAMRGSCGRASMFGAELPCPDSGPADAVDDEILPLLEATCGPTWTPPSHVCCTADQVRTLSAQLQQAAPLIAACPACVNNFRAFYCDFTCSPDQSTFMTVTSTQKTTDGREAVKSVAYAVSDDFATGFYDSCKAVQFGATNGFAMDLIGGGATNASAFLKYMGDVRPGLGSPFQIDFPYGTNYSREVLWCGDSGIDSRCACADCPDVCAALPHLPPPGGPGCRVGAVSCITFSLLMVYSTAILAGLLYYSFRTALRHRQRRYERVALVDPPMSPTVAGLDGLVGRGSGDRDDADSGPSGSVHFRLGRGASLLDPMEHLQPKQNQINAVLRRFFYRLGLVCARRPLETFGIAAVVIATLNIGWNFFQVETDPVRLWVSPSSEAAHQKAFFDDNFGPFYRTEQVIITRADGGDVLSYDTLDWWLKREGEINALASKSGISYEDVCFAPSGRGTPCVLQSLSAWLGDDMTQWGDQWRQRIDECARRPGECLPEFGQPIEPKMVLGGVEDGYLNAKAIFARYVVVNYDDERVAPAEEWERTLEAYFATLSHDGLKISYSTEVSLGEELNKSTNTDVKIVVLSYLVMFLYVSLTLGGSLPPHLVSSTARTVWYKIKQAAHSLGLLKTAPTEPIGAVPLSLLPTTLLVQSKFSLGLFGIAIVLIAVTSSVGLFSLLGVRVTLIIAEVIPFLVLAVGVDNVFILVHELERQNALYGPTGAPPPASTDDEDDDLLDDELNQRERSILPAEERVARAVARMGPSILLSSTTEVVAFALGAFVPMPAVRNFAIYAAGSVFLGAVMQVTVFVSAMVIDLRRSQAMRMDCLPCIRLRQPVGLYDEPQPASEGVVTRFIRRVYAPLLLKSEVKQLVLAAFGGLFLVAVVGIQRITLGLDQRLALPSDSYLVPYFNDLDKYNDVGPPVYFVVKDGNPANRTGQQELCERFTTCADLSVANTIEAERKRPDVSFIANPPASWIDDFLQWTNPAFDSCCRVRRRDPSIFCRPRDSDRLCRPCFEDEEWDSTMNGLPQGANFTRYLNQWLLSPADDSCPLGGLQGYSTAIARSVDESHVTASHFRTFHTPLRQQSDFIAALAAARRIAADIVRRTGLDVYPYSLFYVYFDQYSYIRGMTAQILTVGLAAVLVITSLLLGSWMTGGTVTFTCALAVINVMGVMGFWGVSLNAISLVNLVISLGIAVEFCSHIARAFMGAGTGLLYDKLEGRKERDERVWTALVDVGPSVFSGITLTKLIGISVLALTRSRLLEIYYFRMWLSLIVSGALHGLVLLPVLLSFTGGAGYSLEDTDEDWVTSQMRRPMDYEYAPFANDDSMMD, encoded by the exons ATGCTGCTGTCTCCCGACagcccgaggcgcgcacCCGGCGTATGCGCGATGCGCGGCTCGTGCGGCCGCGCGAGCATGtttggcgccgagctgccgtgCCCTGATTCCGGGCCAGCAGATGCG gtcgacgacgagataCTCCCCCTCCTTGAGGCGACCTGCGGACCGACATGGACGCCGCCATCACACGTATGCTGTACCGCCGACCAGGTACGCACACTCTCCGCCCAGCTGCAGCAAGCGGCGCCCCTTATCGCCGCGTGCCCGGCGTGCGTGAACAACTTCCGCGCGTTCTACTGCGACTTTACGTGCTCGCCGGATCAGAGCACGTTCATGACGGTCACATCGACGCAGAAGACCACCGACGGCAGGGAAGCAGTCAAGAGCGTCGCTTATGCCGTCAGCGACGACTTCGCGACGGGCTTCTACGACTCGTGCAAGGCCGTCCAGTTCGGCGCGACCAACGGCTTCGCGATGGACCTCATCGGCGGGGGAGCGACCAATGCGTCCGCGTTTCTGAAGTACATGGGCGACGTCCGGCCTGGCCTTGGAAGCCCGTTCCAGATCGACTTTCCCTACGGGACCAACTACTCGCGCGAGGTGCTGTGGtgcggcgacagcggcatcgactcgcgctgcgcgtgcgctGACTGTCCCGACGTGTGTGCTGCGCTGCCCCACCTCCCGCCACCCGGCGGGCCGGGTtgccgcgtcggcgcagtGTCGTGCATCACCTTCTCCCTGCTCATGGTGTACTCGACCGCAATCCTCGCCGGGTTGCTGTATTACTCGTTCCGGACGGCCctgcgccaccgccagcggcggtacgagcgcgtcgcgctcgtcgacccgcCCATGTCGCCCACTGTTGCCGGGCTCGATGGGCTCGTTGGCCGCGGCTCTGGCGACCGGGACGACGCGGATTCCGGGCCGTCGGGCTCGGTGCATTTCCggctggggcgcggcgcaTCGCTGCTTGACCCGATGGAGCACCTCCAGCCCAAGCAGAACCAGATCAACGCCGTCCTCAGACGCTTCTTCtaccgcctcggcctggtatgcgcgcgccgccccctcgaGACGTTTGGcatcgcggccgtcgtgatCGCCACGCTGAACATTGGTTGGAACTTCTTCCAGGTGGAAACGGACCCTGTGAGACTGTGggtctcgccgtcgagcgaggcggcacACCAGAAGGCCTTCTTCGACGACAACTTTGGTCCGTTCTACCGCACCGAGCAAGTGATCATTACGCgggcggacggcggcgacgtcctGTCATACGACACACTCGACTGGTGGCTCAAGAGGGAAGGCGAGATCAATGCGCTGGCCTCAAAGAGTGGGATCAGCTATGAGGACGTCTGCTTTGCGCCATCAGGCCGCGGCACACCCTGCGTGCTTCAGTCGCTGTCGGCgtggctcggcgacgacatgACACAGTGGGGCGACCAGTGGCGGCAGCGTATCGACGAGTGTGCGCGCCGGCCCGGCGAGTGCCTCCCAGAGTTTGGCCAGCCCATCGAGCCCAAGatggtgctcggcggcgtcgaggacggctACCTGAACGCCAAGGCGATTTTCGCGCGCTACGTAGTGGTCaactacgacgacgagcgcgtcgctcCCGCCGAGGAGTGGGAGCGTACCCTCGAAGCGTACTTCGCCACCCTCTCCCACGACGGGCTCAAGATCTCGTACTCGACGGAAGTgagcctcggcgaggagctcaacAAGAGCACCAACACGGACGTCAAGATCGTCGTCCTCTCCTACCTTGTCATGTTCCTGTATGTCTCACTCACGCTCGGCGGGAGCCTGCCCCCGCATCTCGTCTCCAGCACCGCCCGCACAGTGTGGTACAAGATCAAGCAGGCCGCGCACTCACTCGGCCTGCTCAAGACTGCCCCGACAGAGCCCATCGGCGCGGTGCCACTTTCGCTCCTCCCAACCACTCTCCTCGTCCAGTCCAAATTCTCCCTCGGGCTGTTCGGCATCGCCATCGTGCTCATCGCCGTcacgtcgtcggtcggcctgttctccctcctcggcgtccgcgtGACGCTCATCATCGCCGAGGTCATCCCGttcctcgtgctcgctgtTGGCGTCGACAACGTGTTCATCCTCGTacacgagctcgagcgtcaGAACGCACTCTACGGCCCtactggcgcgccgccgccggcgtcaacAGACGATGAAGACGATGACCTtcttgacgacgagctcaaccagcgcgagcgctcCATCCTCCCTGCTGaagagcgcgtcgcgcgcgccgtagCCCGCATGGGCCCGTCCATCCTCCTGTCCTCGACcaccgaggtcgtcgccttcgccctcggcgcgttcGTTCCCATGCCCGCCGTGCGCAACTTTGCAATCTATGCCGCGGGcagcgtcttcctcggcgcagTGATGCAGGTCACCGTCTTCGTTAGCGCCATGGTCATCGACCTGCGCCGATCCCAGGCCATGCGGATGGACTGCCTCCCCTGCATCCGCTTGCGGCAGCCTGTTGGGCTGTACGACGAGCCTCAGCCGGCGTCCGAGGGTGTGGTCACGCGCTTCATTCGCCGCGTGTACGCGCCCTTGCTGCTCAAGAGCGAGGTCAAGCAGCTCGTTCTTGCCGCCTTTGGTGGGCtgttcctcgtcgccgtggtcGGCATTCAACGCATCACTCTCGGACTGGACCAGCGCCTCGCTCTCCCGTCCGACTCGTACCTCGTGCCATACTTCAACGACTTGGACAAGTACAACGACGTCGGCCCGCCGGTCTACTTTGTCGTCAAGGATGGTAACCCGGCAAACCGCACCGGGCAGCAGGAGCTCTGCGAGCGGTTCACGACGTGCGCTGACCTCTCGGTCGCCAACACAatcgaggcggagcgcaagcgccCCGACGTCTCGTTCATCGCCAACCCGCCGGCATCGTGGATCGACGACTTCTTGCAGTGGACCAACCCGGCGTTCGACTCCTGCTGCCGCGTCCGCAGGCGCGACCCGAGCATTttctgccgcccccgcgacTCGGACCGTCTCTGCCGCCCGTGCTTCGAAGACGAGGAGTGGGACAGCACGATGAACGGCCTGCCACAGGGTGCAAACTTCACACGCTACCTCAACCAGTGGCTGTTGTCGCCTGCCGACGACTCGTGTCCCCTCGGAGGACTGCAGGGATACTCTACCGCTATCGCCCGCTCAGTGGACGAGTCTCACGTCACAGCATCGCACTTCCGCACCTTCCACACACCACTGCGCCAGCAGTCTGACTTtatcgccgcgctcgccgctgcacgccgcaTCGCCGCAGACATTGTCCGCCGCACAGGCCTGGACGTGTACCCCTACTCGCTCTTTTACGTCTACTTCGACCAGTATTCGTACATCCGGGGCATGACAGCGCAGATCCTGACTGTCGGCCTGGCAGCCGTGCTGGTCATCACgagcctgctcctcggctcGTGGATGACCGGTGGCACCGTGACATTCACGTGCGCGCTGGCGGTTATCAACGTCATGGGGGTCATGGGTTTCTGGGGCGTGTCGCTCAATGCCATCTCgctcgtcaacctcgtcaTTTCTCTCGGCATCGCCGTCGAGTTCTGCTCCCACATCGCCAGGGCATTCATGGGCGCCGGCACTGGGCTACTGTACGACAAACTCGAGGGccgcaaggagcgcgacgagcgggtaTGGACCGCGCTGGTAGACGTCGGGCCCTCCGTCTTCTCAGGCATCACACTCACCAAGCTCATCGGCATCTcggtcctcgcgctcacgcgctcgcgcctcCTCGAGATCTACTACTTCCGCATGTGGCTCTCGCTCATTGTCTCGGGCGCATTgcacggcctcgtcctcctgccTGTCCTGCTCAGCTTtaccggcggcgcgggctaCTCGCTCGAAGATACCGACGAGGACTGGGTCACGAGCCAGATGCGCCGGCCCATGGACTATGAGTATGCGCCGTTTGCCAACGACGACTCGATGATGGATTAG
- the SPCC1494.07 gene encoding putative protein produces MERKSMSELEVARKVLHKTPPRDLLAGQVPSPPPSQPLTSLRTLLADAIDRVLQPPAGAEALERLAYLIVLFRQIALAVTQHPADAAHAVAVTYSKLGPTLLPRAPFATLLLESLSNTVKPHPLRSAEAMTAATRLAAILPPPPASSSASQHLLQPLWTEVLRDGLGARGNIVAVSIMAESIPQESIPTHLLPRLLEDLTVSDSANVRCSAIVTLLGRRRELATGSDEEKDRFMLEPLMPYVSSGEDGTAVQVLSRYLLPVLFKAQRGSFSTLLSMFDTTGAPNQPDLFASWITTASLGVSSGIIPLSGVPSERLHEAIVHEDNKIRIMAFELVARSKDVLEPEVMEKVKEAFRWNTMIPHAEGRTDMASAIYAFLMHLKELENAARRDVSRGKTPEIKAKAEKRLAVAADFHHWFVNDHLTPSLEASQSHPALRGIFALKTLTRYLDVFSDVPSVLADVYTPKRVTLLIACQANEFAEIRGQARSIIGRAPLPLAGYETLSTPATQELLASASSSINHPRRTQAEAGRSALTIIFTKVVLPAGPEVAASFIDNLVNVLEQHVKKSEENFATGIVEYPLHGPLSALTEMVRCLDLRTPEAQVAWSPVLHRLVALVDRVWSVTRKVISLGPSTDPENGKETAAHEIARAYDVLGDDEAEAGDDLDHTNLLSGSWRATKEAAELLAALIAVPLNASATQTIWIRDDINKAGRTFLVWLHEIRHRGTFSRIAPSLALVVEAVKPRKELAGLVESWVEEELDTVALGQLSTLRRSAALPYSFLALVSADEALLDTSIQRLVDMAKLGPETKDETKVHAMNTLKIVLLDGKQTRFLSRYLERTLLVALRAFESSNWNVRNVGLILFSTLAHRSLATARYQEVFGTRNALAGRQTLAAWDGRYPEMIPYVADYLRRARKEGPATLTQHSPLFPILIIVRSLRWSPEGAHTADSLFPVVEPYLGSVEWQIRDVASQALSSLLSSSQALERAKVTATRVSHDSKDFNTLHGRLLFLCRLISDVIYWDDVVAADKRILELRLRDGLQVWGDSSTAVIPKAILDCVIAYANATTPSNPVLVPGAKRIALNILQTPEPYRPGLDLLYQSAAACVLIQPIVARDVVALLAPQIPEDAQLAALDKVENSLALQTPEILSAVIKLSALENSNTVRTKAFDVLSSWAATPEADAGIAPLAGAILKVVKTTRCVPLREAALPALGRAIAAGADSANLDVLATILDKTSDENRSEPCRTSALRCMAHLGPLLFSATPTATAATLASLHRTLVRLLEDDDQDIRRDAAEIVELGLRLRRPVVLSHAVALWWDWLGQRLQTTEAERAVWDAWLWATVADASQTRTELAALAPAAPTLDVLFLEEPPNMFRNSMDAAAHASKVVAALPALKSPGATSTAQLEKEVSAAIGSARGSPIDAAWVARQQLQKRHVLLRRALRLAKH; encoded by the exons ATGGAGAGGAAATCCATGTCAGAGCTCGAGGTAGCTCGCAAGGTCCTCCACAAGACACCACCTCGCGACTTGTTGGCAGGGCAAGTCCCGTCTCCACCCCCATCGCAACCACTGACCTCGCTCAGaaccctcctcgccgatgCTATCGACCGGGTCCTCCAGCCGCCCGCCGGTGCTGAGGCCCTCGAGAGACTTGCATATCTCATTGTCCTGTTCCGCCAGATCGCGCTTGCCGTGACGCAGCACCCAGCGGACGCGGCACACGCCGTCGCAGTCACCTACAGCAAGCTCGGACCCACTCTCCTTCCTCGCGCCCCGTTCGCGACCCTTCTCCTCGAGTCGCTGTCCAACACGGTCAAGCCTCACCCCCTCCGCTCGGCAGAGGCCAtgacggccgcgacgcgcctTGCTGCCATTCTTCCGCCTCCAcctgcctcgtcctccgcctcccaGCACCTCCTCCAGCCCCTGTGGACTGAGGTCCTCCgcgatggcctcggcgccagggGCAACATTGTCGCGGTGTCGATTATGGCCGAGTCGATCCCTCAGGAGAGCATCCCGACCCatctccttcctcgccttctcgAGGACCTGACGGTCAGCGACTCTGCCAACGTCCGTTGCTCTGCTATCGTCACGCTTCTCGGCAGGCGGAGAGAGCTCGCAACGGGCTCAGATGAGGAGAAGGACCGCTTCATGCTCGAGCCGCTGATGCCCTACGTCTCTTCTGGTGAGGATGGCACAGCAGTCCAGGTGCTCAGCCGATACCTCCTTCCCGTGCTGTTCAAGGCGCAGCGTGGCTCATTCTCCACCCTCCTGAGCATGTTCGACACCACCGGCGCGCCTAACCAGCCCGACCTGTTCGCTTCATGGATCACAACAGCCTCACTCGGTGTCTCGAGCGGTATCATCCCTCTGAGCGGCGTGCCTTCGGAAAGGCTGCACGAGGCGATCGTCCACGAAGACAACAAGATTCGCATCATGGcgttcgagctcgtcgccaggAGCAAGGATgtgctcgagcccgaggttatggagaaggtcaaggaggcTTTCAGGTGGAACACCATGATTCCTCATGCAGA GGGCCGCACGGACATGGCTTCGGCTATCTACGCCTTCCTCATGCACCTCAAGGAGCTGGAGAACGCCGCCCGCCGGGACGTCTCTCGCGGGAAGACCCCCGAGATTaaggccaaggctgagaAGCGCCTGGCTGTGGCCGCCGACTTCCACCACTGGTTTGTGAACGACCACCTCACCCCGTCGCTCGAGGCCAGCCAGTCGCACCCTGCGCTCCGGGGCATCTTCGCGCTCAAGACACTCACGCGGTACCTTGACGTGTTCAGCGATGTTCCGAGTGTCTTGGCGGACGTTTACACTCCCAAGCGTGTCACCCTCCTCATCGCTTGCCAGGCGAATGAATTCGCCGAGATCCGAGGACAAGCGCGATCAAT CATTGGAAGAGCACCGCTCCCACTCGCAGGCTACGAGACGCTGTCTACACCCGCCACTCAGGAGCTCCTCGcttcggcgtcctcctcgatcaATCACCCCCGCCGAACCCAGGCGGAGGCCGGGCGTTCAGCGCTCACAATTATCTTCACAAAGGTCGTTCTGCCAGCCGGCCCCGAGGTGGCTGCCAGTTTCATCGACAACCTTGTGAatgtgctcgagcagcacgtGAAGAAGTCGGAGGAGAACTTTGCCACCGGCATTGTGGAGTACCCACTCCACGGCCCTCTGAGCGCTCTCACCGAGATGGTTCGATGCCTGGATCTCCGGACCCCAGAGGCGCAGGTGGCCTGGAGCCCCGTCCTTCACCGCCTGGTCGCACTCGTTGACCGTGTGTGGTCTGTCACCCGGAAGGTCATCTCCCTTGGCCCCTCAACAGATCCCGAGAACGGCAAGGAGACGGCTGCCCATGAAATTGCCCGCGCGTACGACGTGCTCGGTGATGACGAGGCGGAAGCTGGAGACGACTTGGATCACACCAACCTGCTCTCAGGCAGTTGGCGTGCGACAAAGGAGGCGGC CGAACTTCTTGCTGCCCTCATTGCCGTTCCACTCAACGCGTCTGCAACGCAGACAATCTGGATCCGCGATGACATCAACAAGGCTGGCCGCACGTTCCTCGTCTGGCTTCACGAGATCCGCCACCGCGGTACATTCTCGCGCATTGCACCCTctctcgcgctcgtggtGGAGGCAGTCAAGCCTCGCAAGGAGCTCGCTGGGCTTGTAGAGTCAtgggttgaggaggagctggacACGGTCGCGTTGGGCCAGCTATCGACCCTGCGTCGTTCTGCTGCTCTGCCGTACTcgttcctcgcgctcgtctcggccgacgaggccctcctcgacacTTCGATCCAGCGTTTGGTGGACATGGCGAAGCTCGGccccgagaccaaggacGAGACCAAGGTCCACGCCATGAACACGCTCAAGATTGTTCTCCTCGATGGAAAGCAGACTAGGTTCTTGTCTCGTTACCTTGAGCGCACGCTCTTGGTCGCCCTGAGGGCTTTCGAGTCGTCAAA CTGGAACGTTCGCAACGTCGGCCTGATCCTGTTCTCTACCCTGGCACACCGATCCCTCGCCACTGCACGCTATCAGGAGGTGTTTGGCACTCGCAATGCCCTTGCTGGACGCCagaccctcgccgcctgggACGGGCGGTACCCAGAGATGATCCCCTATGTGGCCGACtacctgcgccgcgcgcgcaaggaggGGCCAGCAACTCTTACCCAGCACTCGCCACTGTTCCCCATTCTGATCATTGTCCGATCCCTTCGCTGGTCGCCGGAAGGCGCTCACACGGCTGACTCCCTGttccccgtcgtcgagccatACCTTGGTTCCGTGGAGTGGCAGATCCGTGATGTCGCATCGCAGGCGCTATCCTCGCTGCTATCCTCCAgccaggcgctcgagcgggCCAAGGTCACTGCTACACGGGTGAGCCACGACTCGAAAGACTTCAACACCCTCCACGGTCGCCTCCTGTTCCTCTGCCGCCTCATCTCCGACGTCATCTACTgggacgacgtcgtggcAGCCGACAAGCGGATCCTTGAGCTGCGCCTCCGGGATGGCTTGCAAGTCTGGGGTGATTCCAGCACGGCGGTCATCCCCAAGGCGATCTTGGACTGCGTGATCGCCTACGCCAatgcgacgacgccgtccaACCCAGTCCTTGTGCCCGGTGCCAAGCGTATCGCGCTCAACATCCTCCAGACGCCAGAGCCGTACCGGCCCGGACTGGACCTCCTCTACCAGTCTGCGGCAGCCTGTGTGCTCATCCAGCCAATCGTCGCGCGGGATGTTGTGGCGCTACTCGCGCCCCAGATTCCCGAGGATGCCCAGCTCGCTGCCCTTGACAAAGTTGAGAATTCGCTGGCCCTTCAGACACCCGAGATCCTCTCGGCAGTGATCAAGCTCAGTGCCCTGGAGAACAGCAACACTGTGCGCACCAAGGCGTTTGATGTGCTCTCTTCCTGGGCAGCCACGCCCGAGGCGGACGCAGGCATCGCCCCGCTCGCAGGCGCCATTCTCAAGGTGGTTAAGACGACGCGATGTGTGCCACTTCGCGAGGCTGCGCTGCCAGCACTTGGACGTGCgatcgccgctggcgccgactcggctaacctcgacgtcctcgcaACTATCCTTGACAAGACATCCGACGAGAACAGG TCCGAGCCGTGCCGCACGTCCGCTCTCCGTTGTATGGCTCACCTTGGACCGCTACTCTTCTCCGCAACGCCCACGGCCACAGCAGCCACCCTCGCGTCTCTGCACCGTACACTTGTACGTTTGctcgaagacgacgaccaggacatccgccgcgacgccgccgagatcgtcgagctcggtctTCGCCTCCGCAGACCCGTGGTGCTcagccacgccgtcgcgttGTGGTGGGACTGGCTCGGCCAGCGACTGCAGACGacggaggcggagcgcgcaGTGTGGGATGCCTGGCTTTGGGCCACAGTGGCAGACGCCAGCCAGACAC GGACTgaactcgccgccctcgctccCGCCGCACCGACCCTCgacgtcctcttcctcgaaGAGCCGCCCAACATGTTCCGCAACTCgatggacgcggcggcccaTGCCTCAAAGGTTGTGGCCGCGCTCCCTGCCCTCAAGTCGCCCGGTGCTACCTCcacggcgcagctcgagaaggaggtgtCGGCTGCCATTGGCAGCGCCCGCGGGAGCCCGATCGACGCGGCGTGGGTCGCACGACAGCAGCTACAGAAGCGccacgtcctcctccgccgtgcgctgcgcctcgccAAGCACTAA